The Methanosphaera sp. BMS genome contains a region encoding:
- the frhD gene encoding coenzyme F420-reducing hydrogenase, FrhD protein, with protein MYDAEVLVVGCGNVLFKDDGFGPLTVQQIEENEKNRPLPSNVMTIDAGTSAPHYLFSLPNPMWKKIIILDIADFEGNAGDIKKLSKEDVPVGKYQDPHSLSVVDPLDDLEEVEIVIIACKPERISSPFVEYGLTESVEKAIPKAIDMVYEEVII; from the coding sequence TTGTACGACGCAGAAGTATTAGTTGTAGGATGTGGAAACGTATTATTTAAGGATGATGGATTTGGACCACTAACAGTACAGCAGATAGAAGAAAATGAGAAGAACAGACCTTTGCCAAGTAATGTCATGACGATAGATGCGGGAACAAGTGCACCTCATTATCTATTTAGTCTGCCGAATCCAATGTGGAAAAAGATAATCATACTTGACATTGCAGATTTTGAAGGAAATGCCGGAGACATTAAAAAATTATCCAAGGAAGACGTGCCTGTAGGCAAATATCAGGATCCCCACTCATTATCAGTAGTAGACCCTCTTGATGACTTGGAAGAGGTAGAAATAGTTATCATAGCATGTAAACCTGAAAGAATATCATCACCATTTGTCGAGTATGGATTAACCGAAAGTGTTGAAAAGGCAATACCTAAGGCCATTGACATGGTATATGAAGAAGTAATTATATAA